The proteins below are encoded in one region of Peribacillus muralis:
- a CDS encoding sensor histidine kinase, giving the protein MNHKWKSLTFKLWLTIITAIILSVLFAYSLSQYYYKNLYVEKLKTDLVNEASLLGGDYTGGEISDDFKEKVEWFNSKNESEVFVVNNPRELSACLPFEIDYDTLISEEERQMLLAGKAVEKEGYEKRFEKNIVAAIIPLIDDDRLEGIIYTYVSVDSITDLLKEFAAKWLAAILLFLIIAIFFTTKWLKKLVSPIKEIEAAAHRVSEGDYDIQLQVKSHDEIGKLAQAFNEMANSIHLEEERKKEFLENVAHELRTPLSYVKGYTHAILDGVVKNEGEERKYLQLISREALRLQRIVGDLMDLSKVDGDSFHSCKTPIAFAQFIEDVLVKYEPIIKEKQLHLQLELDPDPIIYGDEGRMEQILHNIIDNAIQYTNPGGSIHITLIQQNKECELSISDTGTGIPKADLPYVMNRFYRVNKARSRFDGGSGLGLSIVKKMVEWQQGKMEIQSTEKIGTTVKIILPTIKEEWTS; this is encoded by the coding sequence ATGAACCATAAGTGGAAATCGCTCACCTTTAAGCTATGGCTGACCATCATCACAGCCATCATCCTATCCGTACTGTTCGCATACTCCCTTTCACAATATTATTATAAAAACCTTTACGTGGAAAAGCTTAAAACAGATTTGGTCAATGAAGCCTCATTGCTTGGTGGCGATTATACCGGTGGCGAAATTAGTGATGACTTCAAGGAAAAGGTGGAATGGTTCAACAGTAAAAATGAAAGCGAAGTCTTTGTCGTCAATAATCCAAGGGAATTGAGTGCCTGCCTGCCTTTTGAAATTGATTATGACACACTCATTTCCGAAGAAGAAAGGCAGATGCTTCTGGCTGGAAAAGCGGTCGAAAAAGAGGGGTATGAAAAAAGGTTCGAAAAAAACATCGTAGCGGCCATCATTCCGTTAATTGATGACGACCGCCTTGAGGGCATCATCTATACATATGTTTCAGTGGATTCGATTACGGACTTACTGAAGGAATTTGCTGCAAAATGGCTGGCGGCCATCCTGTTATTCCTGATTATCGCGATTTTTTTTACGACAAAATGGTTGAAGAAGCTCGTCAGTCCGATAAAGGAAATCGAGGCTGCTGCCCATCGGGTTTCTGAAGGGGACTATGACATTCAGCTACAGGTAAAGAGTCATGATGAAATTGGTAAGCTGGCACAAGCCTTTAATGAAATGGCCAATTCCATTCATTTGGAAGAAGAAAGAAAAAAAGAGTTTCTTGAAAATGTTGCCCATGAGCTCAGGACGCCGCTTAGTTACGTCAAAGGATACACGCATGCCATTTTGGATGGGGTCGTGAAGAATGAAGGTGAGGAAAGGAAATATCTTCAGCTCATTTCAAGGGAAGCACTAAGACTGCAGCGGATTGTCGGGGATTTGATGGACTTATCGAAAGTGGATGGGGACTCATTCCATTCATGCAAAACGCCGATAGCTTTTGCCCAATTCATTGAAGATGTCCTCGTTAAATATGAACCGATCATAAAAGAGAAGCAGTTGCACTTGCAATTGGAACTGGATCCAGACCCGATTATTTATGGGGATGAAGGGAGGATGGAGCAAATCTTGCATAACATCATTGATAATGCGATTCAGTATACAAATCCAGGTGGATCCATCCATATTACCCTCATTCAGCAGAATAAGGAGTGTGAGCTATCGATTTCTGACACAGGCACCGGAATACCAAAAGCAGATCTGCCGTATGTGATGAATCGTTTTTATCGCGTGAACAAAGCACGCAGTCGTTTTGATGGCGGGTCAGGGCTTGGACTATCGATCGTTAAAAAAATGGTGGAATGGCAACAAGGCAAGATGGAAATCCAAAGTACGGAAAAAATCGGGACAACGGTCAAGATTATACTTCCGACAATAAAAGAAGAATGGACTTCATAA